From Rhododendron vialii isolate Sample 1 chromosome 10a, ASM3025357v1, the proteins below share one genomic window:
- the LOC131302756 gene encoding MDIS1-interacting receptor like kinase 2-like — protein sequence MSNNTTFTVVYSVMLLALSMAASISIFLVPSSAKLSSSSSFSSSAEAKALLNSGWWGNFSKTYHCNLEGIACNRAGRVIRIDARFLRYPNREFANMNWSSLPNLEYLDLSYRGLTGGLPVQIGTLSKLTHLDLSHNYGLQGVLPPIVGNLTQLVHLDLSETNITGPLPSSIGNLSALAYLSLYSNKLSGCIPPEIGNLKNLRSMDMGFNILNGSIPSSIFHLSNLTVLYLDSNQFNRPIPSSIGNLSSLAYLFLKSNELSGSIPPEIGNPKNLVLMDLSFNNLRGPIPSSISDLSNLTYLNLHSNQLNGPIPQDIYNLSSLAMLHLYSNQLKGPIPREIGKLKNLVVLNLSFNNFHGPIPPSIGNLSALTYLSLRSNQLNGGIPPAIGNLKSLMEMDMSSNILNGSIPSSIGHLVILTSLSLRSNQLCGSIPPEIGKLRNLELMDMSSNILSGSIPLSICQLFSLTNLYLYSNQLNGVIPKEIGKLENLVVLDVGRNNLHGPIPREIGNLSSLFNLNFRNNLLSGEIPYSIETLLNRITYNLVKHPKLRGHKALREISEMGSHIISEFPENLFPIRDKFKRYDLILHKVTDEMMTNIDMLSPRVLNRIFGDIDRASVITKDRHGALRVMKFDSSGRFFGRQRDKIMLTKFIIVYSFTTLRLTIIFYSIISISYNFRRIIITLLMRVSFYNVVRWNLTFLNLSKNFLSGLIPRQLGGLRRLKYLELGGNDLVGAIPNELADLPILEYLDLSQNNLSGKIPYCLRFVPTLNLPYNRLDRQIQNRSANGCSDEVCRNVFASSYCSSPVTGKSKTNKGNRKTILSLVISLPIIVCLALLVFVVRFCFRKTPKIEGEAKSTKHGDIFSIWNYDGSIAYEDIIKATNDFDIKYCIGTGGYGSVYRAQLPSGKVVALKKLHRLEAEHPAFDHCFRNEIQMLTNVRHRNIVKLYGFCLHNKCMFLVYEYMEKGSLFCALRFDAEGSEIGWTQRVKIVEGMAHALSYLHHDCTPPIVHRDISSNNILLNSQLEAFVADFGTARLLNPDSSNQTVIAGTYGYIAPELAYTMVVTEKCDVYSFGVVALETIMGMHPRELLSFLTSPPSENVMITDILDSRLSPPTNPIVAADIVLVATMAFACLDPKPKSRPSMLRLSQEFLSCRKALAVPLRTISLRNLWNRKMDFVHQSNEQVISAQV from the exons ATGAGTAACAATACCACATTCACTGTTGTTTATTCTGTTATGCTGCTAGCTTTAAGCATGGCAGCTAGTATTAGCATATTTTTAGTTCCATCATCCGCAAaattatcatcatcatcatcattttcaTCTTCGGCAGAGGCAAAAGCTCTACTCAATAGTGGTTGGTGGGGAAACTTTTCTAAAACATATCATTGCAACTTGGAAGGCATCGCTTGCAATAGGGCAGGAAGAGTCATTCGGATAGATGCTCGTTTCCTCCGCTATCCCAATCGAGAGTTTGCAAACATGAATTGGTCTTCCTTGCCGAATCTTGAATATCTTGATCTCAGCTACCGTGGCTTAACTGGGGGACTTCCGGTTCAAATTGGTACTCTCTCCAAGCTGACCCACCTTGACCTTTCTCACAACTATGGTCTTCAAGGTGTTCTGCCTCCTATCGTGGGAAACCTCACCCAACTAGTCCACCTCGACTTATCTGAGACTAATATCACAGGTCCACTCCCTTCGTCTATTGGAAATTTGAGTGCTCTGGCCTATTTGTCTCTTTATTCAAATAAACTCAGTGGCTGCATCCCTCCAGAAATAGGTAACCTAAAGAATTTGCGGTCGATGGATATGGGTTTCAACATCCTTAATGGTTCAATCCCCTCATCTATTTTCCATTTATCCAATCTCACCGTTTTGTATCTtgattcaaatcaattcaatcgtCCAATTCCTTCATCTATTGGAAATTTGAGTAGTCTGGCTTATTTGTTTCTTAAGTCAAATGAACTCAGCGGCTCCATCCCTCCAGAAATAGGGAACCCAAAGAATTTGGTCTTGATGGATTTGAGTTTCAACAACCTTCGAGGTCCAATCCCTTCATCTATTAGCGATTTGTCTAATTTGACCTATTTGAATCTccattcaaatcaactcaaTGGTCCAATTCCTCAAGATATTTATAATTTGTCTAGTCTGGCCATGTTGCATCTCTATTCAAATCAACTCAAGGGTCCTATCCCTCGTGAAATAGGTAAGCTAAAGAATCTGGTTGTGTTGAATTTGTCTTTCAACAACTTTCATGGTCCCATCCCTCCATCTATTGGAAATTTAAGTGCTCTTACCTATTTGTCTCTTCGGTCAAATCAACTCAACGGTGGCATCCCTCCAGCAATAGGGAATTTAAAGAGTTTGATGGAGATGGATATGAGTTCCAACATCCTTAATGGTTCAATCCCTTCATCTATTGGCCATTTAGTCATTTTGACCTCTTTGTCTCTCCGTTCAAATCAACTCTGCGGCTCAATCCCTCCAGAAATAGGCAAACTACGGAATTTAGAGCTGATGGATATGAGTTCCAACATCCTTAGTGGTTCAATCCCTTTATCCATTTGCCAGTTATTTAGTTTGACCAATTTGTATCTCTATTCAAATCAACTCAACGGTGTCATCCCTAAAGAAATAGGCAAGTTAGAGAATTTGGTTGTGTTGGATGTAGGCCGTAACAACCTTCATGGCCCAATTCCTCGAGAAATAGGGAATTTGTCTAGtttgtttaatttgaatttcAGGAATAACCTTCTCTCAGGTGAAATCCCGTATAGTATTGAAACTTT GCTCAATAGAATTACATACAATCTTGTGAAGCATCCGAAACTGAGGGGCCATAAGGCCTTGAGAGAGATCAGCGAGATGGGTAGCCACATAATCAGTGAGTTCCCTGAAAACCTCTTCCCTATCAG GGATAAATTCAAGAGATATGACCTTATCCTCCACAAGGTCACGGATGAAATGATGACGAAtatcgatatgcttagtccgAGAGTGTTGAACCGGATTTTTGGAGATATTGATCGCGCTAGTGTTATCACAAAAGACCGTCATGGTGCCTTGAG GGTGATGAAGTTTGACTCTAGCGGAAGGTTCTTTGGTAGACAAAGGGACAAGATCATGTTGACCAAGTTCATCATCGTCTATAGTTTCACTACCCTTCGGCTCACTATCATCTTCTACTCCATCATCTCTATTTCCTACAACTTCCGTAGGATCATCATCACTCTCCTCATGAGAGTCTCCTTCTACAACGTCGTTCGG TGGAACCTAACGTTTCTAAACCTCTCAAAAAATTTCCTTAGTGGGCTTATACCAAGACAACTCGGAGGACTCCGACGTTTGAAGTATTTGGAGTTGGGTGGAAATGACTTAGTTGGAGCCATTCCCAATGAACTTGCAGATTTGCCAATATTGGAGTACTTAGATCTCTCCCAGAATAATCTCTCTGGAAAAATCCCGTATTGTCTTAGATTTGTACCAACTCTCAATTTGCCATACAATCGTCTCGACCGTCAAATCCAAAATAGATCTGCAAATGGGTGTTCAGATGAGGTCTGCCGAAACGTCTTTGCTTCCTCCTATTGTTCTTCCCCCGTGACAGGGAAGAGTAAAACAAATAAAGGGAATAGAAAAACAATACTAAGTCTTGTCATTTCTCTCCCAATCATAGTCTGCCTTGCTTTACTTGTGTTTGTTGTGCGCTTTTGTTTCCGTAAGACCCCAAAAATCGAAGGTGAAGCAAAATCAACGAAGCACGGGGATATCTTCTCCATATGGAATTACGATGGAAGTATTGCATATGAAGACATTATCAAAGCAACAAATGACTTCGACATCAAATATTGCATTGGAACAGGTGGATATGGCAGCGTCTACAGAGCTCAATTGCCAAGCGGCAAAGTAGTTGCCCTGAAGAAACTTCATCGGCTGGAAGCAGAGCACCCAGCTTTTGACCATTGTTTCAGGAATGAGATCCAAATGTTGACTAATGTACGACACAGAAACATCGTGAAGctttatggattttgtttgcaCAACAAATGCATGTTCTTGGTGTACGAGTACATGGAAAAAGGAAGCTTGTTTTGTGCTCTTAGATTCGATGCTGAAGGTTCTGAAATTGGATGGACCCAAAGGGTAAAAATCGTTGAAGGAATGGCACATGCTTTATCCTACTTGCATCATGATTGCACTCCGCCAATTGTTCATCGAGACATATCCAGCAACAACATTCTGTTGAATTCTCAACTCGAGGCTTTTGTTGCCGATTTTGGAACTGCAAGATTGCTGAATCCCGATTCGTCGAACCAAACTGTAATTGCTGGCACTTATGGATATATTGCACCAG AACTCGCCTATACCATGGTTGTGACGGAAAAGTGCGATGTTTATAGCTTTGGAGTTGTGGCACTAGAAACGATCATGGGGATGCACCCTAGAGAGCTCCTATCGTTCTTGACGTCACCTCCTAGCGAAAACGTGATGATAACTGATATCCTAGATTCACGCCTTTCGCCTCCAACTAATCCAATAGTTGCGGCGGACATCGTTCTAGTTGCTACAATGGCATTTGCATGTTTAGATCCTAAGCCCAAGTCCCGACCATCGATGTTACGCCTGTCTCAAGAGTTTCTTTCTTGTCGGAAGGCTCTAGCTGTACCCCTTCGTACAATATCATTGCGGAATCTGTGGAATCGGAAAATGGACTTTGTCCACCAATCAAATGAGCAAGTGATCAGTGCCCAAGTTTGA